A window from Streptomyces sp. NBC_00299 encodes these proteins:
- a CDS encoding serine peptidase, with protein sequence MKILGIHGIGNHRPGESPETAARNLSATWAKHLGADGADVHVVYYADLLREDGAQSGDEELEDLTPAQEELVLELVNAQPADPGPTAPGRVAQGLLTAFLRDRLAALAESRECPEWYMQWFMARLAKEVVAYQTPGSDRDEVRRRLREAIDRHRPDALVAHSLGSVIAYETLHGTGTPHVPLWVTIGSPLALPKVVFDRLDPAPVADRGARPHAVGRWANLADPGDLVALPAKGVSRRFSGVDSDDHVVVHQGFRFHHAEKYLQAPALARLLATAA encoded by the coding sequence GTGAAGATCCTCGGAATCCACGGCATCGGCAACCACCGGCCCGGCGAATCGCCGGAGACGGCGGCCCGCAACCTCTCCGCCACCTGGGCCAAGCACCTGGGCGCGGACGGCGCGGACGTCCACGTCGTCTACTACGCCGACCTGTTGCGGGAGGACGGAGCCCAGAGCGGTGACGAGGAACTGGAGGATCTCACGCCGGCCCAGGAGGAACTCGTCCTGGAGCTCGTGAACGCGCAGCCCGCCGATCCGGGCCCCACCGCACCCGGCCGGGTCGCTCAGGGACTGCTGACCGCGTTCCTGCGCGACCGCCTCGCCGCACTGGCGGAAAGCCGGGAGTGCCCCGAGTGGTACATGCAGTGGTTCATGGCTCGCCTGGCGAAGGAGGTCGTCGCCTACCAGACCCCCGGCTCGGATCGTGACGAGGTCCGGCGGCGGCTGCGCGAAGCGATCGACCGGCATCGTCCCGACGCCCTCGTCGCCCATTCCCTGGGGTCGGTGATCGCCTACGAGACCCTGCACGGGACGGGGACACCGCACGTCCCGCTGTGGGTGACGATCGGCTCGCCGCTGGCCCTGCCCAAGGTGGTGTTCGACCGGCTCGACCCCGCCCCCGTGGCCGACAGGGGCGCCCGGCCGCACGCGGTCGGACGCTGGGCCAACCTCGCCGACCCCGGCGATCTCGTGGCCCTTCCGGCCAAGGGCGTCTCGCGGCGCTTCAGCGGGGTCGACAGCGATGACCACGTGGTCGTCCACCAGGGCTTCAGGTTCCACCACGCGGAGAAGTACCTTCAGGCACCCGCGCTCGCCCGGTTGCTGGCGACCGCGGCATGA
- a CDS encoding ATP-binding protein, with translation MGDATADAAAPLRALLMGVSRFAPAVAEDEEPMPGQGWDDLPFVLPVLARLEQAYQKLAYEVRAVREPDRRAVRQHWTAVDEEQYGIVHVVSHGTTAVAGRGRTAEGSERLSMVPSCGNPGFGTDVSLWVQEANSLAHPMLFVVDLCRAGRAARVAQLAQIPDDQLHAWVIAATGPDRAAYDGAFSTAVAEVLEGIAENGLDTSPSLRFVRWDKVTSSIQNRLSATGSRQKVHSTKVDTSQPLELPFFPNPNWTGDPRLERLQTVDAPVRAFVADLGAEHFMDRVRDHFVGRRRQLADLAPWLDDATVGGLRVVTGAPGSGKSALLGALVCTGHEEIIRAAPDIRRHLAAQQPDGVASPNPMLAAIHARNRELDAVLTSLAAQWRLPARGSGRTEPWTAPDLIEAIVALPAVPVLVFDALDEADDPADLMQRLLLPLTEALRPDGRPCLRLLVGTRRGTRFQPLLELAAAQQTLLDLDDVPDGELRADLAEHLSLRLAELPSYSAALQRPVRTVLARTVAAKLTRNAGTVRDWGPFLVARIFGRALETLPAPADVAAAEHLGASVPVTLPGVLELDLSLQPQRARLRAVLAAVAWAKGEGFPTEAVAAVAAEFAPDVDDGNVRQLLEANRFYLRTGVESDGSTLYRLFHQGLADYLQVESYLRPYTPPHPRPDSSGGPE, from the coding sequence ATGGGGGATGCGACGGCCGACGCCGCCGCACCGTTGAGGGCGCTGCTCATGGGGGTGAGCCGCTTCGCTCCGGCTGTCGCCGAGGACGAGGAGCCGATGCCCGGCCAGGGGTGGGACGACCTGCCCTTCGTACTTCCTGTGCTGGCCAGGCTGGAGCAGGCGTACCAGAAGCTCGCGTACGAGGTCAGGGCCGTGCGGGAGCCCGACCGCAGGGCGGTGCGGCAGCACTGGACGGCCGTCGACGAGGAGCAGTACGGCATTGTGCACGTCGTCTCCCATGGCACGACGGCTGTCGCGGGCCGGGGCAGAACGGCCGAGGGTTCGGAGCGGCTGTCCATGGTGCCGTCGTGCGGCAACCCCGGGTTCGGCACCGATGTGAGCCTGTGGGTGCAGGAGGCGAACTCACTGGCGCACCCGATGCTGTTCGTGGTCGACCTGTGCAGGGCCGGACGCGCCGCCCGCGTCGCACAGTTGGCGCAGATCCCCGACGACCAGTTGCACGCGTGGGTGATCGCCGCGACGGGACCGGACCGGGCGGCGTACGACGGAGCGTTCAGCACCGCCGTGGCCGAGGTTCTGGAGGGGATCGCCGAGAACGGCCTCGATACTTCGCCGTCGCTGCGGTTCGTGCGCTGGGACAAAGTCACCTCGTCCATCCAGAACAGGTTGAGCGCGACGGGAAGCCGGCAGAAGGTTCACTCGACCAAGGTCGACACCTCGCAGCCGTTGGAGTTGCCCTTCTTCCCCAACCCCAACTGGACCGGTGACCCCCGGCTGGAGCGGTTGCAGACCGTCGACGCGCCGGTGCGGGCGTTCGTCGCCGACCTCGGCGCCGAACATTTCATGGACCGGGTCCGGGACCATTTCGTGGGACGCCGCCGCCAACTCGCCGACCTGGCGCCCTGGTTGGATGACGCCACCGTCGGCGGGCTGCGTGTCGTGACCGGCGCGCCCGGCTCCGGCAAGTCCGCACTGCTGGGTGCCCTGGTGTGCACCGGCCACGAGGAGATCATCCGGGCCGCCCCCGACATCCGCAGACACCTCGCCGCCCAGCAGCCCGACGGCGTGGCCTCTCCCAACCCGATGCTGGCCGCGATCCACGCCCGCAACCGTGAACTCGACGCCGTTCTCACGTCGCTGGCCGCGCAGTGGAGGCTGCCGGCCCGAGGCTCGGGGCGTACCGAGCCCTGGACCGCGCCCGACCTGATCGAGGCGATCGTCGCGCTGCCTGCCGTGCCGGTGCTGGTGTTCGACGCCCTCGACGAGGCCGACGACCCCGCCGATCTGATGCAGCGTCTGCTGCTACCGCTCACGGAGGCCTTACGACCGGACGGCAGGCCCTGCCTGCGGCTCCTCGTGGGCACCCGGCGCGGTACGCGCTTCCAGCCCTTGCTCGAACTGGCCGCCGCCCAGCAGACCTTGCTCGACCTGGACGACGTACCGGACGGGGAACTGCGGGCCGACCTCGCCGAGCACCTGTCGCTGCGGCTCGCCGAACTCCCCTCCTACAGTGCCGCTCTCCAGCGTCCCGTCCGTACCGTGCTGGCCCGGACCGTGGCGGCGAAGCTCACCCGCAACGCCGGGACCGTGCGGGACTGGGGCCCGTTTCTCGTCGCCCGGATCTTCGGCCGAGCCCTGGAGACGCTGCCCGCGCCGGCGGACGTGGCGGCAGCCGAGCACCTGGGTGCGAGCGTGCCGGTCACACTCCCCGGCGTCCTGGAACTCGACCTGAGCCTGCAACCGCAGCGCGCCCGCCTGCGTGCCGTGCTCGCCGCGGTCGCCTGGGCGAAGGGCGAGGGCTTCCCCACGGAGGCGGTCGCCGCCGTGGCCGCCGAGTTCGCCCCGGACGTGGACGACGGCAACGTACGGCAGTTGCTCGAAGCGAACCGCTTCTATCTGCGCACCGGAGTCGAGAGCGACGGCTCCACTCTGTACCGGCTCTTCCACCAGGGACTCGCGGACTATCTCCAGGTCGAGTCCTACCTCCGTCCGTACACCCCGCCACACCCTCGTCCCGACTCCAGCGGAGGCCCGGAGTGA
- a CDS encoding response regulator, with the protein MIGVPDPLDVLIVEDDFMVARIHRGFVNDVDGFRVIGTANCGEQALTAVAELQPDLVLLDLYLPDMFGLEIIPRLRSAGHDCDVMVISAARESEAVRDAVRQGVVDYLLKPFDAEDLRARLEQYAARRSNLYAAVVSGQSDVDRALARGAAPSATSATLPKGMSVETAELIERELRTADGSLSAAECAARLGVSRVSARRYLEHFSVTGQAEVSLRYGHAGRPERRYSWLAD; encoded by the coding sequence ATGATCGGCGTACCGGACCCACTGGACGTGCTGATCGTGGAGGACGACTTCATGGTGGCGCGGATCCACCGCGGATTCGTCAACGACGTCGACGGGTTCCGGGTGATCGGCACGGCGAACTGCGGGGAGCAGGCGCTCACCGCGGTGGCCGAGCTGCAGCCCGACCTCGTCCTGCTCGACCTCTACCTCCCCGACATGTTCGGCCTGGAGATCATCCCGCGGCTGCGCAGCGCCGGGCACGACTGCGACGTCATGGTGATCAGCGCGGCGCGGGAGTCCGAGGCGGTCCGGGACGCCGTACGCCAGGGCGTCGTGGACTACCTGCTCAAACCGTTCGACGCCGAGGACCTGCGGGCCCGGCTCGAGCAGTACGCCGCGCGGCGCAGCAACCTGTACGCGGCCGTGGTCAGCGGGCAGTCCGACGTGGACCGGGCGCTGGCGAGGGGCGCGGCGCCCTCCGCCACTTCGGCCACTCTGCCGAAGGGCATGAGCGTGGAGACCGCCGAACTGATCGAACGCGAGCTGCGCACCGCCGACGGCAGCCTCTCCGCCGCCGAGTGCGCGGCCCGCCTCGGGGTCTCACGGGTCAGCGCCCGACGGTACCTGGAGCACTTCAGCGTCACGGGGCAGGCGGAGGTGTCCCTGCGGTACGGGCACGCGGGGCGGCCGGAGCGGCGGTACAGCTGGCTGGCCGACTGA